ATTCTTCCGGCGTCAATTCGCGGAATTCGACTTCCTCGCCGTCGGCGAGCAGCGCGCGCAACGAGATGACTTGATCAACCGTCTTGCCGTAAACAATTGAATGTGTGCCCGCGGAATTGTTGGCAATCATGCCGCCGACTGCCGCACGGCTGGAGGTGGCAACGTCCGGGGTGAAATGCAAGCCGGTCGCCTTGATTTTGCGATTCAGCTCGTCGCGCACGATGCCGGGCTCAACGCGCACCCAGCGTTCCTGGGCGTTGACTTCGAGCAGCGCCGTCATATATTTGGAACAATCGATGACCAGGGCGTGGCCGACCGTTTGACCGGCCAGGCTCGTGCCGCCGCCGCGCGGCAAAATCGCAACGCCGTATTTTGCGGCGGTGCGCATCGCCTGAATCACATCGTCTTTGTCGCGCGGTATTACCACGCCGACAGGTTGAATTTGGTATAAACTGGCATCGGTGCTGTAGAGATAGCGCGCCACGTCATCAAAAAGAATGTCACCTTTGATTTTACGCCGCAGTTCGCTTTCGAGGTTGGGGAGGGGGGACATGATCGTCGCTCCTGAAGGAGAATTAAATCACATTCAGCCAAATCGCGCTTTGCCAAAATGAGATCATAACAACCGGACATGATCATTGGCGTCGATTAAATAT
The Cytophagia bacterium CHB2 genome window above contains:
- a CDS encoding FAD-binding oxidoreductase, with translation MSPLPNLESELRRKIKGDILFDDVARYLYSTDASLYQIQPVGVVIPRDKDDVIQAMRTAAKYGVAILPRGGGTSLAGQTVGHALVIDCSKYMTALLEVNAQERWVRVEPGIVRDELNRKIKATGLHFTPDVATSSRAAVGGMIANNSAGTHSIVYGKTVDQVISLRALLADGEEVEFRELTPEE